The following proteins come from a genomic window of Streptomyces sp. Sge12:
- a CDS encoding metal-dependent hydrolase has product MMGPAHSLSGAAAWLGVGAATAAAGYPMPWPVLVVGALICAGAALAPDLDHKSATISRAFGPLSKGVCEVVDKISYAVYKGTRSKKDARRTGGHRTLTHTWLWAVLIGGGASVLAVTTERWGVLALLFVHLVLAVEGLLWRAARMSSDVLVWLLGATSAWILAGVLDQPGNGANWLFTDPGQEYLWLGLPIVLGALVHDIGDALTVSGCPVLWPLPIAGKRWYPIGPPKAMRFRAGSWVELKVLMPVFILLGGFGGASALGFI; this is encoded by the coding sequence ATGATGGGTCCGGCGCACTCACTGTCCGGGGCAGCGGCCTGGCTGGGGGTGGGCGCGGCCACCGCAGCCGCCGGATACCCCATGCCCTGGCCCGTCCTCGTCGTCGGCGCTCTGATCTGCGCCGGGGCTGCGCTCGCCCCCGACCTGGACCACAAGTCGGCGACGATCTCCCGTGCCTTCGGCCCCCTCTCCAAGGGGGTGTGCGAGGTGGTCGACAAGATCTCCTACGCCGTCTACAAGGGGACCCGCTCCAAGAAGGACGCCCGCCGCACCGGCGGCCACCGCACCCTGACGCACACCTGGCTCTGGGCCGTCCTCATCGGCGGCGGCGCCTCCGTGCTGGCCGTCACCACCGAGCGCTGGGGCGTCCTCGCCCTGCTCTTCGTACACCTGGTACTGGCGGTCGAGGGCCTGCTGTGGCGGGCGGCCAGGATGTCCAGCGACGTCCTGGTCTGGCTGCTCGGCGCCACCAGCGCGTGGATCCTGGCCGGGGTGCTGGACCAGCCGGGCAACGGAGCGAACTGGCTGTTCACCGATCCGGGCCAGGAGTACCTGTGGCTCGGCCTGCCGATCGTGCTCGGGGCCCTGGTCCACGACATCGGCGACGCGCTGACCGTCTCGGGCTGCCCGGTCCTGTGGCCGCTGCCGATCGCCGGCAAGCGCTGGTACCCGATCGGCCCGCCGAAGGCGATGCGCTTCCGGGCCGGCAGCTGGGTGGAGCTCAAGGTCCTGATGCCGGTCTTCATCCTGCTGGGCGGTTTCGGCGGCGCCTCGGCCCTGGGCTTCATCTAG